One stretch of Acidobacteriota bacterium DNA includes these proteins:
- a CDS encoding acyl-CoA dehydrogenase yields MDLRLTPEEEKFRDECRAWLEANVPPPFEGAGLNEEENAESLAYLKAWQKKVYDAGWAGISWKKEYGGRGATLIEQAIFQEEWARANAPMLINVLGLSLIGPTIIAVGTEEQKKRFLPKILSGEEIWCQGFSEPNAGSDVAGLGTKAVRDGDHFIVNGQKIWTSLAHVSDWCLLLVRTDFEAPKHKGITALLVDMHSEGVSVRPLKQITGDSGFNEVFFSNVRVPVANVLGEVNKGWHTAIATLMNERANLGAGIYIQIKRTLDALVEKVNTLQRNGKPIAQDPIARQKIAQAYLELEIFKLNSNRAISKLSKSPIPGPEGSIQKIFWSELNQRTQRDAMEILGAHGQLWDLDDGKWVYGYLRTRGNTIEAGTSEIQRNIVAERVLGLPKGYAR; encoded by the coding sequence ATGGATTTACGATTAACGCCTGAAGAGGAAAAATTTCGCGACGAGTGCAGGGCTTGGCTGGAAGCGAATGTTCCGCCGCCCTTTGAAGGCGCGGGACTCAACGAAGAAGAAAACGCCGAATCGCTGGCTTATCTGAAAGCCTGGCAGAAAAAAGTTTATGATGCCGGTTGGGCGGGGATTTCCTGGAAAAAAGAATATGGCGGACGCGGCGCTACCTTGATTGAACAAGCCATCTTTCAAGAAGAATGGGCAAGAGCCAATGCGCCGATGTTGATTAATGTTCTGGGGCTTTCTTTGATTGGGCCAACGATTATTGCAGTCGGCACAGAAGAACAGAAGAAACGCTTCTTGCCGAAAATTTTATCCGGCGAAGAAATCTGGTGTCAGGGCTTTTCCGAACCCAATGCCGGAAGCGATGTCGCAGGACTTGGAACCAAAGCGGTGCGCGATGGCGACCATTTTATCGTCAACGGGCAAAAAATCTGGACTTCACTGGCGCATGTTTCCGATTGGTGTTTATTGCTGGTTAGAACCGATTTTGAAGCGCCGAAACATAAAGGCATCACCGCGCTTCTGGTTGATATGCACAGCGAAGGCGTGTCGGTTCGACCTCTCAAACAGATCACCGGCGATTCGGGATTCAATGAAGTTTTCTTCTCCAATGTGCGAGTCCCTGTGGCAAATGTGTTAGGCGAAGTCAACAAGGGCTGGCATACGGCAATCGCTACGTTGATGAATGAACGCGCCAATCTCGGCGCGGGGATTTACATTCAAATCAAACGCACGCTCGATGCCTTAGTTGAAAAGGTGAATACTTTGCAACGCAACGGCAAACCGATTGCGCAAGACCCGATTGCCCGCCAGAAAATCGCCCAGGCGTATTTGGAACTGGAAATATTTAAACTCAACAGCAATCGCGCCATCTCCAAATTGAGCAAATCACCGATACCGGGTCCCGAAGGTTCGATTCAGAAAATTTTCTGGAGCGAACTCAATCAACGCACCCAACGCGACGCGATGGAAATCCTCGGCGCGCACGGGCAACTCTGGGATTTAGACGACGGCAAATGGGTCTACGGGTATTTGAGAACCCGTGGCAACACCATCGAAGCGGGAACCAGCGAAATTCAACGCAACATTGTGGCTGAACGGGTGTTGGGTCTTCCGAAAGGCTATGCCAGATAG
- a CDS encoding SDR family oxidoreductase — protein sequence MSKSNLQGKVAIVTGGGRGIGKAIAFRLAEAGANVVIASRKMDVLQTTAEEFAPLPGKTVPMECHVGRADHIDKLVSDTENQLGAVDILVNNSATNIGQGPSLNVTDEMFAKMFEINVLSSVRFINRVVPKMIERKTGGSIINIVSIAGLRPQAGGLLYSATKAALIMMTRTWAVEFGKHGVRVNAIAPGLIQTDFSEYFWKNEQYVKAIEATQPIPRVGTPDEIGGMALFLASDESSFITGQTFVVDGGATAK from the coding sequence ATGAGTAAAAGTAATTTGCAAGGTAAAGTCGCAATCGTAACCGGAGGCGGACGCGGCATTGGAAAAGCTATCGCTTTTCGTTTAGCTGAAGCCGGTGCCAATGTCGTCATCGCCAGTCGCAAAATGGATGTGTTACAGACAACCGCTGAAGAGTTCGCACCTTTACCGGGAAAAACTGTTCCGATGGAATGTCACGTCGGTCGCGCAGACCATATTGATAAATTGGTCAGTGATACCGAAAATCAACTTGGCGCGGTTGATATACTGGTCAATAACAGCGCCACCAATATCGGTCAGGGACCCTCGCTCAACGTTACCGACGAGATGTTTGCCAAAATGTTTGAAATCAATGTTCTCTCATCTGTGAGGTTTATTAATCGTGTGGTTCCCAAAATGATCGAACGAAAAACCGGCGGTTCGATTATCAACATCGTCTCGATTGCCGGTCTGCGACCACAGGCAGGCGGCTTGCTTTACAGCGCCACCAAAGCGGCATTGATTATGATGACCAGAACCTGGGCGGTCGAATTTGGAAAACATGGGGTGCGCGTCAATGCCATCGCCCCCGGACTCATTCAAACCGATTTCAGCGAATATTTCTGGAAAAACGAACAATATGTTAAAGCCATCGAAGCCACCCAGCCGATTCCGCGTGTCGGCACCCCGGATGAAATCGGCGGCATGGCATTGTTTCTGGCATCTGATGAATCATCATTCATCACCGGTCAAACATTTGTCGTCGATGGCGGCGCAACCGCGAAGTAA
- a CDS encoding electron transfer flavoprotein subunit beta/FixA family protein, which translates to MALNIIVCLKQILDPEIPVRDFRVDAEKKEAVRGSANLVTNIFCENALETALQLKEKVGGKITVISYGADSAEDSLRKALAMKADAAIHLLNEGNPHPDALTVAQTLAAAIRKQGEYDLVMVGRESGDWGVGQTGGLLAEELAIACVNFVDAITATDSGLTCNRQTDVGADTVVAKTPLVVTVTNNEFNVPRIPKTRDVMMSYRQPLTKWTIADLGLTPDEMNAGNSYYEVVDLYIPVKEINCEFAEGDTLEDRVDKFAQKIIEVTGTM; encoded by the coding sequence ATGGCACTCAATATCATTGTCTGTTTAAAACAAATTCTCGACCCCGAAATCCCGGTGCGGGATTTTCGCGTCGATGCTGAGAAGAAAGAAGCGGTTCGCGGTTCAGCAAATCTGGTCACCAATATTTTTTGTGAAAATGCCCTGGAAACCGCCCTGCAATTAAAAGAAAAAGTCGGCGGCAAAATCACGGTTATCTCCTATGGCGCGGACTCCGCCGAAGATTCACTTAGAAAAGCCCTGGCAATGAAAGCCGACGCGGCGATTCACCTCCTCAATGAAGGCAATCCCCATCCTGATGCCCTGACGGTTGCGCAAACGCTCGCCGCCGCAATCCGCAAACAAGGTGAATATGATCTGGTGATGGTCGGGCGCGAGTCCGGCGATTGGGGCGTCGGGCAGACCGGCGGATTACTTGCCGAAGAATTGGCTATCGCCTGTGTCAATTTCGTTGATGCGATTACGGCAACGGATAGCGGATTAACCTGCAACCGCCAAACCGATGTCGGCGCTGATACCGTTGTGGCAAAAACGCCGCTTGTGGTTACGGTCACCAATAATGAATTCAACGTTCCGCGCATTCCCAAAACCCGCGATGTCATGATGTCTTATCGCCAACCATTGACTAAATGGACGATTGCCGACCTTGGACTCACCCCCGATGAAATGAATGCCGGGAACAGTTATTACGAAGTTGTTGACCTGTACATCCCTGTGAAAGAAATCAACTGTGAGTTTGCCGAAGGCGACACTTTAGAGGATCGTGTCGATAAATTCGCGCAAAAAATTATCGAAGTAACCGGCACGATGTAA
- a CDS encoding electron transfer flavoprotein subunit alpha/FixB family protein — MKDVIIGLFASAGYDRAAQGVAGAGRKLAAELGGKLHAVLLGVADEATKSAVASVVDVLTIADQAALQEYQTENYLSALAEICKAKQPAAVLLSNDTYSQELAPRLAHRLGGSAGADGLALSVVDGKVRVTRSVYGGKAMASIELKKSPAVVWLRSRAFDTAPARGTQAEISQATVELPAQLSATITERKVEAGDEARLEDAKIIVSGGRGLGGSEPFIELRKIADILGAQMGASRAACDSGWVPPSWQIGQTGKKVAPGLYIAVAIHGASQHLAGMSDSKCVAAINIDKDAPIFKHCRFGIVEDYRKVVPLLIERLKELKK; from the coding sequence ATGAAAGATGTCATTATTGGTTTATTCGCTTCGGCTGGTTATGACCGCGCCGCACAGGGCGTTGCCGGAGCCGGTCGCAAGCTCGCCGCTGAACTTGGCGGTAAACTCCACGCCGTTTTATTGGGTGTTGCGGATGAGGCAACAAAATCGGCAGTGGCTTCGGTAGTTGATGTCTTAACGATTGCTGACCAGGCGGCGCTTCAGGAGTATCAAACCGAAAATTATTTAAGTGCCCTCGCTGAAATTTGTAAAGCCAAACAACCTGCCGCCGTGTTACTGAGCAATGATACTTACAGTCAGGAACTTGCGCCAAGACTTGCCCATCGTCTGGGCGGCAGCGCCGGCGCAGACGGGCTGGCGCTCAGCGTTGTCGATGGGAAAGTTCGCGTGACCCGCAGCGTTTATGGCGGCAAAGCGATGGCAAGTATCGAACTGAAAAAATCGCCCGCGGTCGTTTGGTTACGCTCACGCGCTTTTGACACCGCGCCGGCACGCGGAACGCAAGCGGAAATTTCACAAGCGACGGTTGAATTGCCTGCGCAATTATCGGCAACTATCACCGAACGCAAGGTTGAAGCCGGTGATGAAGCGCGACTCGAAGATGCAAAAATCATTGTCTCAGGCGGTCGCGGACTCGGTGGCTCAGAACCATTTATTGAATTGCGAAAGATTGCCGATATACTGGGCGCGCAAATGGGCGCATCACGCGCGGCTTGCGATTCCGGTTGGGTTCCGCCTTCGTGGCAAATCGGGCAGACCGGAAAAAAAGTTGCGCCGGGGTTGTACATCGCCGTTGCCATTCACGGCGCGAGCCAGCATTTAGCAGGAATGTCCGATTCAAAATGTGTAGCCGCGATTAATATCGATAAAGATGCGCCGATTTTTAAGCATTGCCGCTTCGGCATTGTTGAGGACTATCGCAAAGTCGTGCCGCTTTTGATTGAGCGATTGAAAGAACTCAAGAAATAA
- a CDS encoding heterodisulfide reductase-related iron-sulfur binding cluster, with protein sequence MNPEFATREVYWNIPHSFIWVMYLMFVAAIATAGYGFWRRVQVWRRGLPANRFDRPADRIKRLIKHAAAQGRTVREKYARVFHSFIYSGFIMLTIATTVVAIHDDLGIPIMQGSFYLYFQSFIVDIFGALVLVGVGIALWRRISLKPKKLVYTEESTLILTAIFLIALTGFLVEGWRIAATLDPWGKWSPVGFLLAQGSAALMSKNAMRAMHFGAWWTHAILVFGFIAWAPYTKMAHVIFGPLNIYTSSLNPTGASLKKLDIDKAMETGEPLGVKTLAGWSWKDLADFDACTECGRCTSVCPANTVGKELSPRDIILDLQKFMHANPLAAFGISIGNSSNKNAANGNETGNQSAIPIIGAVAATAPEALWQCTTCGACMEACPVFIEQMPKIVDMRRFLVMEEADFPETMGDAVTSMETRGHPFKGTQSTRIDWTEGLNIPTMADAKDAEVLFWVGCGGALIERNQKVVRATAQLLQKAGVNFAILGREEKCTGDPARRIGNEFLFDMLARENTAKLNNYGVKKIITSCPHCFNTFRNEYPEFGGSYEVFHHSEYLAKLVSDGKIAPSNKNQKKITFHDPCYLGRHNGIFDAPRQLVQIASRNAPVEVAQSRENGFCCGGGGGMSFIDEPKDKRVNQERARQLLETGADIVAVGCPFCTTMLEDGINARKGERDVRVMDVAEILWQSVS encoded by the coding sequence ATGAACCCGGAATTTGCCACACGCGAAGTTTATTGGAATATCCCACACTCATTTATCTGGGTGATGTATCTGATGTTCGTCGCAGCAATCGCGACCGCAGGTTACGGATTCTGGCGCAGAGTTCAAGTGTGGCGGCGCGGGCTTCCGGCAAATCGCTTTGATAGACCGGCTGACAGAATAAAGCGATTAATCAAACACGCGGCGGCTCAAGGGCGAACGGTTCGCGAAAAGTACGCGAGAGTTTTTCATTCGTTTATTTATAGCGGATTCATCATGCTCACTATCGCCACCACTGTTGTTGCCATTCACGATGATTTGGGCATTCCAATCATGCAGGGCAGTTTCTATCTCTACTTTCAATCATTCATCGTCGATATATTCGGGGCGTTGGTACTGGTTGGCGTCGGCATCGCGCTCTGGCGACGGATTTCGTTAAAACCAAAAAAACTGGTTTATACCGAAGAATCAACGTTAATTCTCACGGCAATTTTTCTCATCGCTTTGACTGGATTTTTAGTCGAAGGATGGCGCATTGCCGCCACCCTTGACCCCTGGGGAAAATGGTCGCCCGTGGGGTTTTTATTGGCGCAAGGTTCTGCTGCATTGATGAGCAAGAACGCCATGCGCGCAATGCATTTCGGCGCGTGGTGGACACACGCAATTTTAGTTTTCGGATTTATTGCCTGGGCACCTTACACTAAAATGGCGCACGTCATTTTTGGTCCCTTGAATATCTACACGTCATCGCTTAATCCGACCGGCGCGTCGCTAAAAAAACTCGACATTGATAAAGCAATGGAAACCGGCGAGCCGTTGGGTGTGAAAACCCTTGCCGGTTGGAGTTGGAAAGACCTTGCTGATTTCGACGCCTGCACAGAGTGTGGGCGCTGCACGAGTGTCTGTCCCGCGAATACCGTCGGCAAAGAACTTTCGCCGCGCGACATCATTTTGGATTTGCAAAAATTCATGCACGCCAACCCTCTGGCAGCTTTCGGTATTTCTATTGGCAACTCGTCAAACAAAAACGCCGCAAACGGCAATGAGACCGGCAATCAATCCGCAATTCCCATCATCGGCGCGGTTGCTGCAACTGCACCCGAAGCCCTCTGGCAATGTACGACCTGCGGCGCGTGTATGGAAGCCTGCCCGGTTTTCATCGAACAGATGCCCAAGATTGTCGATATGCGGCGTTTCCTGGTGATGGAAGAAGCCGATTTTCCTGAAACTATGGGCGATGCGGTGACTTCAATGGAAACCCGTGGTCATCCGTTCAAAGGTACGCAATCGACGCGCATAGATTGGACGGAAGGATTGAATATTCCGACGATGGCTGATGCGAAAGACGCTGAAGTATTGTTCTGGGTCGGCTGTGGCGGCGCATTAATCGAGCGAAATCAAAAGGTGGTTCGCGCCACGGCGCAGTTGCTGCAAAAAGCCGGAGTCAATTTCGCGATTCTCGGACGCGAAGAAAAATGCACAGGCGACCCGGCGCGACGCATCGGCAATGAATTTCTTTTCGACATGCTCGCCAGAGAAAATACTGCGAAGCTGAATAATTACGGGGTAAAAAAAATCATCACCTCGTGCCCGCATTGCTTCAACACCTTTCGCAATGAATACCCGGAATTCGGCGGCAGTTACGAGGTTTTTCATCACAGTGAATATTTAGCCAAATTAGTGAGTGACGGGAAAATCGCTCCCTCAAATAAAAACCAGAAGAAAATCACCTTTCATGACCCGTGTTATCTTGGGCGTCATAACGGCATATTTGATGCGCCAAGACAACTGGTGCAAATCGCGTCGCGCAATGCTCCTGTAGAAGTTGCACAATCACGCGAGAATGGTTTTTGTTGTGGCGGCGGCGGCGGCATGAGTTTTATTGATGAGCCGAAAGATAAGCGCGTCAATCAGGAACGGGCGCGGCAGTTACTCGAAACCGGCGCTGATATAGTTGCCGTCGGTTGTCCTTTCTGCACCACCATGCTCGAAGACGGCATCAATGCGCGCAAGGGTGAACGCGATGTGCGGGTGATGGATGTTGCAGAAATTTTATGGCAGTCGGTTAGTTAG
- a CDS encoding NADPH:quinone oxidoreductase family protein, with product MKAWLVKQWGEPQQMTLEEIAIPTPAAGEVRIKNQASAVNFFDILQIQGKYQIKPPFPFSPGAEVAGVVDAVGEGVTGFTIGDRVQAGVSTGGYAEYAIAKANRIFKIPDAMSFTEAAAMYIVYQTAYFALKERAKLQAGEWLLVHSGAGGVGMSAIQIGKAFGAKVIATAGSDEKLAFCKSLGADFTLSYRDDSWVDEIKKITTGHGVDVIYDPVGGDVFDLSSKCIATYGRLLVIGFAGGRIPTIAANRILLKNISIVGVFWGAHIEKHPDYLAQSQNELFAMYTAGKIKPIVSKAYALEDAPQALQTLANRQAYGKLVLTM from the coding sequence ATGAAAGCATGGCTTGTCAAACAGTGGGGTGAACCGCAACAGATGACCTTGGAAGAGATTGCCATTCCAACGCCGGCAGCCGGTGAAGTTCGCATAAAAAATCAGGCGTCGGCGGTAAATTTTTTCGACATTCTGCAAATTCAAGGCAAATACCAAATCAAACCACCCTTCCCTTTTTCACCCGGCGCAGAAGTTGCAGGCGTGGTCGATGCTGTCGGTGAAGGCGTTACCGGCTTCACCATCGGCGACCGCGTTCAAGCCGGAGTATCGACCGGCGGTTATGCCGAATATGCCATCGCCAAAGCCAATCGGATTTTTAAAATTCCCGATGCCATGAGTTTTACAGAAGCCGCCGCCATGTACATCGTCTACCAAACCGCTTATTTCGCGTTGAAGGAACGCGCGAAATTACAAGCGGGCGAATGGCTGCTGGTTCATTCAGGCGCAGGTGGGGTTGGCATGTCGGCGATTCAAATTGGCAAAGCTTTTGGCGCAAAGGTCATCGCTACTGCCGGAAGCGATGAAAAACTGGCATTCTGTAAATCGCTTGGCGCAGATTTTACCCTGAGTTATCGCGATGATTCGTGGGTTGATGAAATCAAAAAAATCACCACAGGTCACGGAGTCGATGTTATTTATGACCCGGTGGGTGGAGATGTTTTCGATTTATCCAGTAAATGCATCGCTACTTACGGGCGGTTGCTGGTCATAGGCTTTGCCGGTGGGCGCATTCCAACCATTGCCGCCAATCGAATTTTATTAAAGAACATCTCGATTGTCGGCGTGTTCTGGGGCGCACATATTGAAAAACACCCGGATTATCTGGCGCAATCACAGAACGAATTATTCGCGATGTATACGGCGGGCAAAATCAAACCCATCGTTTCCAAAGCCTATGCGCTTGAAGATGCGCCGCAAGCTTTACAGACACTGGCTAATCGACAGGCTTACGGCAAACTGGTTTTGACAATGTAA